The Bactrocera dorsalis isolate Fly_Bdor chromosome 2, ASM2337382v1, whole genome shotgun sequence region CAATGACCGAAGCACAGGTAGTAAACGGGAACGTGTAGCGAAAGGTGAAAACTTCCACCAAAGCAGGTCGTTAGGTGAAAGATCATTTCCATGCATTTGTTGTGGTGGCGATCATCCGCTATGGATGTGCGATGACTTTATCGCACTCAATTTGAGATCTCGTGAAGAGTTTGTGAGAAGAAACAATATCTGTCATAATTGTTTTAAGAAGGGGCACGGAGCTGGTAAGTGCTTTCAAAAAGGGTGTTCTCGTTGTCCAAGGCAGACTAAACATAACAGCTTGCTTTGTCCGATGAGGGAGGTGGTAAAACAAGCACTAACGGTTAAGGTTGATGAACCTTATCGCAGGCGCAAGTTAAAAGGGAAATGGGGAGCAAGAAGCACTAAACGGCGTCGTAGCGCAGAAATTAGATACGCTCATCCTGTGCAATCAAATATCGCAGAGGACCTTGTTGCCATTAATGAGGAGATCAAGATAGTCGACATGCAAATTAGTCTATTAGACAAGCAGGAACAATTATCAAAAAGGCGTAAATCACTTAGGGGTATAGAGCAAGATAGTAACGATAAAATTGAGAAAGAAATAAACTCAAATGTTGATTATTCTAcgagttttattttcaatttagatTCGAGGCCAGCCTTGTTGCCTACTATATCTGTAAGACTGGAAGCAAATGGTCATGGTTTTCGGACCAGTTCGAGCTAGATTGCGGCGCACAACCAAACTTTGTTGCTGCCAGTCTCAGTGACAGATATCAGTTTCCAATCTTACCAACATCGCGCAAGATGGTCGGTATAGAGGGGAAATCCTTTGGAGTCAATCGACGTACAGTACTGAAGATAAGGCCATGGTTCCAATCAAATAGGTACATAGAAGAGGAGTTTTGGATTCTACCAAAGGAAAACAATTGGCGCCGATCCTACCTAATGCTGACTGTAAGTTGGAACCAGCGTCAGTTTCATTTCTGTACCGCTTGCTGATCCGCATTATTAGGAACCTGGCATAGTGCAAGTGGTGCTCAATGTTAAGAcctttgcaaaaattttaatagccgTACACTCACACAACTCTGATGGAATGGTATATCTTCAGACACATTTAGGTATGGTTGTATGTGGAGCGCATGAGAGACAAAGCAGTATCGAAACTGGGAATTCGATGTCATATATTGTTGTACAAGCATTGAGGAATTGGGTGAGTTGGTCAGGCGATTCTGGCAGCTTGATCAAGTGGCTACATTTTATAAGCGgactgaagaagaagaaagcgtTGAGAAGATATTTGCTGAGACATATTCAAGAGACCCTACGGGCAGGTTTGTCGTTTCAATCCCGTTAAGAGAAAATATTGGTGATATTGGAGCTTCAAGAGAGATAGCGTTGCGGCGATTTATGTTTTTAGAGAAAAGATTAGAAAAGAATCCAGAGCTTAAAAAGCAATATGTCGACTTTATGAGGGAGTATAAGACGTCGGGGCATATGGAACTAGTATCGAGGGCCGCTAAACCAGGTGATTTAGTGTATCATATTCCACATCACTGTGTCACAAAAAAGTTCAGGGTGGTGTTCGATGCTAGCTGCCGTACAGATAAGGGTATCTCTCTCAATGAAGTGAAAATGCTTGGTGAAAAGTTACAGAGGGATCTAGCGGAGATAGTCTTCTTCTGAATATGTCGACAAATTACAAAGAGCGTTAGATATCGCGGCTTACTTGTTCAAATTCATATCAAATGTAAAAGTCCGCTTAGCAGTTAGGCGAtcaaaaagaagagaaaagttACATTTAGTGCCGGATAATGAGCACAGAGCAAAAggaatgaaatttttgttgagaCAAGAACAAGAGCAATATTACAACAAAGAGATTACGAATTTGGTAGTTGGTCGACGAATTCCAGAGAAAAGCAAGATTGAATCTTTAAAACCTGTGATGATGAACGGACTACTCAGAGTGCATGGTCGattaaaaaactcaaatttagaAGAAAGTATGCGACAACCAGTGATAGTTCCGGATGGTTCACGATTAGCGTGGCTAATAATGGATCACGCACATAGCGAAACGAAACACGGTGGGGTTCAAATTATGATGCAGTTTATTCGTCAGAACTACTGGATTCCGCGCCTACATAGTGCAGGAAATACCTGCACAGATGTGTTATTTGCGTGCGACATAATCATCGTACTGAAGTTAAAATGATGGCAGACTTACCCCCTGATCGAGTAAGGGCAGGTAAGCCTTTTTTGCACACAGGTGTGGATTATGCTGGGCCGATGGAGATTAAGATGATTGACAGGGATGGAAATCAGCTTATAAAACAGAAGTTGTGGCTTCGGTTTTTGTATGTCTCAAAACAAGAGCAGTTCACCTAGATGTGGTGACAGACTTAACGTCAGTGGCATTCATTGCCTGTTACGAACGATTTATTGCACGGCGCGGTCGATGTGAAAGAATTTACAGCGACAATGGTACAGCGTTTGTAGGTGCAGCTTGAGAGACACGTAAAGCAACGGAGGTATGGTAccaaaaggaagtatttcagcATCTGAGTGGGAAAGGAACGGAATGGCGGTTTATGACCCCTGCAGCGCCTCATCAAGGTGGCATTTATGAGGCGGCAGTAAAGTCCATGAAGTATCATCTTATTCGAACCATTGGTATACGAGTCCTCTCTTTTGAGCAACTATCAACCTTACTTACTCAAATCGAAGCGATACTCAATTCACGTCATTTACGTCCGCTTAATGACGATCCGGCTGATTTTCAAGTATTGACACCAGGTCATCTGTTAATCGGAGAACCTCTTGTTCTTCCGCTTCCGTTCGCAATTCCGGAGGGTTCCGCAGCTAAGGGTATCAAACAGTGGAAAGAGAGACGCTATTATCAAGGCGTTTTGGGTCAGATGGCAGAACGAATATTTGACTACACTGCAGGAGCGCAAGAAGTGGCGACGAGAATCCGAACGAGTGCGATTGGGGCAGCTAGTGCTGattaaatgtgaaaatttcCCACCTGCACAATGGGCAATAGGCCGTATAATAGAACTTTGCCCAAGTAGGGATAATTTGGTGCGGTCGGTGGCAATTCAAACTGCGACGAATATCTTGCGCAGGCCAGTCCAGAAGATATGTATCCTGCCTATAGACACAGAAGGTAAATAGAATTTGAGACCAGACCAGGGAGTTATTGTTGCTGGTTATCTTTGAAAAACTTCTGGTTTTTCGGTAGGACTGTTAAGAATTGGGTGAATTGGTGCGATATGGCATCAACGAAATACCACGACGTcaatgttgaaaaaatgaaaGATAGAGATGTAATGAGTAGTAATGAGTAGCAATGTTTAGTATTAATTTGGATTCGGTCAAATAAACATCGTTGGGTTTTTCTATCTTTCCcaacgttaaaaaaaatcatgtgtTTTATTCAAACAGTTCCTCTTATGAGAAACAAAACACATACaataattatgtaattattatAAGTCAACTTTAAGCCTAGATGTTTTGAAATGAggacatttcattttaacagaggggagagttaaggaacgtattccttataatagtaacaaacgacaaaacaatcttttgtttcagtaaatagaatgcatcaaaacaaccttgagttggaacaacaacgttatcttaaaacaaagcaaatgtatctaagcaaacaatataatctgtaaacaaactttgaactagtaataagtaaacatactagttagtataaatagcagtaagaaccatgtaataagttagtcttaagagtataaataaagagtacacatttcagtgcagctcaaaatatattttattttgactcttttttacttctggtaaaaattaactctAGCAAATTATGATACTGGattcagaaatttcaaaaaaagggtaaaaaatgatttttattttcaggcactcgccattttttcaaaaaaatatagagaATATATAGTAgagactataacagcatccttactgattaagaatttcttttgatttttttttcagacctccaggagagtcaggatcaatgccaccaggatgcgccatttttcttacacctgtctctcccccccgcctctaattattttaatttttatatattttttgtaaacatttttttgtattcttaagatatcaataaaaaaaaacaccataaaaaatggatagtaaaaatatttttggtttttttaaataaaattcaaaacactgcccaaaatttgatttctagagtagaatacccctttaaagtttctcctgccgagccaaaagtggtgaaatccactaatagaaaattcatggctcttgacagttcacacgcttgtccgtagtTGGACCAATGTGGTCAAGACAGAAtagacaaagaaaataaactttgtgcgtaatatgtatgtatgtatgtgtatagtaacataaatattttcattgagatttaaggaatgttgttgatgattggatAAATTCAAcgattacttaaaaaaaaaaaaataatcgagaaaactcgattctcgagtagaatgggaatcgagtttaccatccctactggcagccatcgcgtgcacatataataacctttgcacaataaccaccacaaaaaaaaatgttttttttttccatgttatttatatggaaaacagaaaatttgaaagaggtccctcttaatattaatattaagagctcatcttttgcgTGACGTTTTCTTTctcattttcgaaagtttttagcctgtttttcagttgaaaaaaaggttgcctcagaatgacacaccctaatgaacaagcaataataaataaaatcagaaaaaaatcacacttACAATAAGTATTAGCAGTTAACAGTTGAAATGTGCATAAATTGCTTATGTAAATGCGTATGTATTAGTATTCACCTCTAAATCTGTGAATTCAAGAATAATAGAATAAATGCTATTTTTGTATCGCGTcatattctatcattcttgcgtGAAGTGCAAGATGCAAATTGCCTAACTAAGCTCTTCTTCTTGAATGTACATACAGACGTTTTTACAAGAATATgtctatttatatttatgtttatctATTTctcgtatataaaatatttcagtagACAAGAGAAGTGGGGGAAATATACGACGAATTtgcgattaatttttttaatttggaataatttatattaattattatgtgTCATTTACCTGAAAATTTATAATGTGCTCTCCTTCTTGTGTATATGTAATGAAGGAATTGAATCGTATTATATTGAGCAACGTAATAATCACGTGGTCAAGAATTAAAAAGAAGCATGCGGTTAAAATTTCCAATGagaattgaagaaaataaaaaaatattatcttcgaTTCGTTTTCAGTTCGGTAACATGTACGCTCCAAATCCACCACATCGTTTTTTTCGAACTAAGTAAACGAAGAATCAGTAATTTTTGCGCAATGCCCATATGTATGTCTTAGAAATCTCACCTTGGTTAATGGTAATATTGttggttttttatttcgttttcgcCGGTCATCAACTTGGCGAAAGTAATccgttacatatatattatcaaAATCAATGTTGCTTAAGTACTTTTTGTGATATACTACAGCGGCTTGAAATAATTCaacttattataataaaataatcatttactaaaaatttgtttaccaaCTGCAACCTTAAAGACAAGTAGTGATAAAATGGTATTTGTGATGTGCATTATTACATCAAATGTTTTCTTCTTGGCATTAAATTCGTCTACAACTATATCAGATATGTGATCGAGTGCCCTAGAAAtcgaagttttaaatttttgaaataattgttttatattttatcaaataattatattaattataccTCATGTCAGCATGTGTAATTACtgattttactttatattttaacTCCACTTCTGAGGTATTTCTAAATAGTGTATTTTGAGCATCATTCAATTGAACATAGTTGTCTCCAAAATTGGAAGGCAGCACTTCATTTGGTTTACAAATCATGTCTGGTTTTCCCAATAAATTCATGTGACATATAAAATCCACTTGAAAAGGCCAACACAAGAAAGTTCGAACTATACGGGGAAACTTATTCTCACATTCTGTATGAGCTTTGGCAAATGCTTCACGGCAGCGTTTCTCCCCTTTCACTATCTGCCTTTTACAAcgagtttcaaatttttttgtgtatgtCTTTTGCACATGGTGTCCCATATTTTCCGCTTTACGAAGAGTTAAATTATCATATGAATCGTAATCGGCTCCACCAACTTCAACGCGAATTGGTAGAAGGATTTCATTCATCTTTTCAAATGACTTTTCTACATCAATTAAATCATTTTCCAtcgaatttaatgttttttggaACGGTTTTATCATAATATCTAATCGGGTCTTGGTCAAATTATATGTAAGCGTTGTGGCACATGCAAACACTCGAACAACTTCTCCACCATTTGCAGCCAAATTTGCAATAGGACCTGAATTTGCTCAAATGACTTGTGTGTCAGAAAAAGCGTAGTTTCAATTTACCTGTGATTATGTAGGCGAAACTCAAAGCTCGCAAATAACTCCGTCCAGATTTTCCTGCCATTcccataaatattaataaagtaaTACACTTTAAACTCGATGTAAACAAAAATCCGGTTCCTGCCGTTAGGATAATGTCATATATCGAATAGAAAGCCATAACTTTTGAGCTTTTGCTAAGTTCCTTACCAACCAAAGTAACGATTATCCCCAACGTCATAATCttcatttctaaagaaaattgaaaattaagcaGAAGTAGGAACCATAACACGGTAGCCACTAGAAAACCGACAAAACTActacaaaaatatcttttacACGTCCAATTTTCAACGTTGCGGCTTAACAAAATGCAGTATAAAGAACGACATTTTTGagaaaacattaaacaaaattttctttttataaaataaaacatttctatatgacatatatgaatgtacaatatttgttttattatattttcaaccTTAGATAACAAGCATATCATTGAAACACATTTACAGACACAATATATCTGTATTTCTGGGATAACTGCTTAAGTTGGCTCAAGCTCAAATTCAATACACATAATTAACCCacgtacaaaatatttaaatgtattgGCGTCAGTTTAGAATTGtaactacaaaaatataaacatataaaatcaAGCATTCTTtctgatttttataaattcgcCGCagatatattttacatattatttataatcgaccgaaaatattaagtaaaacccatgtgcaaaacaaaatttttttgacctGCGCATTGGAGAAAATTAATACTCAATTTCAACAGTTGGAAACAAAGACGAAAAATCAGTCGACTCATTCATCACTGTGCTTTGTagtttaattttactaaaataattttttaattaacccaACTATCtaacatttacaattttaattaagtggGAAAtcacttctttttcttctctaTTGGCGTAGATAACACTTACGGATACAGTAGCGGTCGTTCCTTTTCGCTTTCGGAAaaaggtccttctccatctggactttccaccggagtggaggtcttcctcttactctgctttccccggcgggtccTGCGTCGGACACTTTCAgcgttggagtgttttcgtccattcgcctagcgtagccgctatcttttaaatcgctgaactatgtactacatatatgtcaatggccaatgcgcaaaggactataaatatttcgcagaacctttctcttgaaaacttcttagccgactcatcagttgttgacatcgtccatgcctctgtacactataacaggacgggaataatgagtgacttagtAGAGattagtttttgttcgtcgagagaggatttttaTTTCTCAACTGCCTTCTCACCGAAGTAGCTATTTGTTGACTAGAGTTATTCTTCGTTGGATTTTTAGGCTGATCGAAttagagtagattgaagaagttcgATAAAAGCAATCCAGCTTGTCTtgaacctcgtttggtattgaaagccacggagaggtccttcccgatcctgaaaaaattttggtattgctcaatgtcagtttactcAGCCGTTATAGTTGTgtgaggataccaaattcaggtggtgcgtgtcgatcttctttttacggatcttttccaaaatttggcgcatagtgaatatctggtcagttgtttattttccatgcataaagtcacactgataaaaACCAATCAgtttgacggtgggctttaatctttcacacaatgcaCTCGATATAACCATATATGCGATGTTGGGGAGGCCTATCCCTTGCAGAGTCTTCCTTTTCGTGGATTAGGCAGAGCACACTtcaattccaatcgtcgggcatgatCTTCGCCGCcctgtttgaatagctcggacgGCAATGCATCGGCCCCGctactttgttgttcttcagacaggtAATAACTATTCGAACTTGTTCAaggtcatcgattggggaatcgggctcACCATCTCCAGGTGCTATGCCTTCACTGCCATACAGCAAGCTGGATTGGTGTTCCcacataattttagtatgctctgggcatcagtcactagataaCTTCTGcgagttctacaagagtatattagtcgccgcatattttcgtagaattttcgagcattacctttgtcggccagcttgtcaagatCTTCGTATTCACCCATTTcggcctttttatttttttgtctgcaaatgcgtctcgcttccctcttcaactcttggtatctatcccacCCGGCACGTGTTGTGATGTATTGTAACGTTGCGTGGTACAGTTCCCTTAAACCCAGTCtctgacgagtgctctcagagagcaagagtgcTATTAGAGTGAAAAATCGTGCGGCTGTTtgctgtgattgcagcttcttgacgtcgaactttccttgcgtttttgctgcacagagacgggtgcgtatcttggctgcaacaagatagtggtcttagtcgatgttaggatctcGGATCGTACGCATGTCTAAAACCCTGGCGACATGTTTTTTGTCTATCACAACATTTTCGATCAGGTTGGTAGCTTTTCGATTCGGAGAcaaccaggtagcttgatgaatttttctatgctggaatttagtaccacagataaccataatttgggccccggtgaagtcgatcagaCTGAAACCATTTGGAGATGCTTCCTCTTGGAGGTTGACTTTACCGACCGTTATgacaaagataccttctttgcccaccctggcgttaaagtcgccaagcacgattttgatatcgtggctgGGGCAGCTTTGATAActgcgctcatagaaggcattttTGGTCACGTCGCCCTTCTCTTCCGTCAGGGCGTGGGCGCAGATTCAGCGACGGAGTCACTCTCCCACTACGAATActacaccgaatttgcgctcctttatatggccactgtagtaaatgcctcAAGCTGCATAAAAACTTACGTTAAATCCCTTCGAACTTGCTAACATTAAGTAAACAAAACTGAATAAGATGAAGGAACGTTACTAGAAATTATCTGTTTCCATCTTGCCAATAACTATCAATAATGTATTATAAATGATTTTAACATGGACTGAAATATACGATATCTGTAATTATTGTAAAAcctgtatttacatattgtgAACACCATATATGTGTGCTATGGAGAAACATCAATGTCTAAAGGGGGGAAAGCgcttcataaatttaattttacttaatagGTAATTCTTAGGAGTAGTAAATTGTATCCACTCTTCTAATTGGTTTCGTCCAGTTTCGGAATTTTACTCCATAAGCTCAACAAATGTTTcacctttttatatatttgtacttaataattgattaaaataatttgaaattataaatataatagttcattttacccattttccattaatttttatcctgaataaattcatatatatttacatacaattgTTTTTTAGAAGTTGTCATGAACCTTCAATAACTGAGAAAAAATAACTGAATTGGTAACTTGGAATTTGTCTCCCccgagttaatttttaccagaagtaaaaatgagtcaaaagaatatattttgagctgcactgaaatgtgtactctttatttatactcttaagactaacttattacatcgttcttacttctatttatactaactagtatattgacttattactaaatagttgatagtttgtctacatacagattaattattagtttaggtttgtttacatatatattgttcgcttagatataatttctttgttttaagataaggttgtcaaactcaatgttgttttgttaCTTCTTTGTTTGGGATTGTTTgttttagtgatagtgcatttcagttgttccaactcaaggttgttttgatgcattctatttactgaaacaaaagattgttttgttgcttgttactattataaggaatacgttccttaactcccGGCAGGCTTTTGGAAAAATCTATGA contains the following coding sequences:
- the LOC105225669 gene encoding protein sneaky isoform X4, which codes for MICLLSKVENIIKQILYIHICHIEMFYFIKRKFCLMFSQKCRSLYCILLSRNVENWTCKRYFCSSFVGFLVATVLWFLLLLNFQFSLEMKIMTLGIIVTLVGKELSKSSKVMAFYSIYDIILTAGTGFLFTSSLKCITLLIFMGMAGKSGRSYLRALSFAYIITGPIANLAANGGEVVRVFACATTLTYNLTKTRLDIMIKPFQKTLNSMENDLIDVEKSFEKMNEILLPIRVEVGGADYDSYDNLTLRKAENMGHHVQKTYTKKFETRCKRQIVKGEKRCREAFAKAHTECENKFPRIVRTFLCWPFQVDFICHMNLLGKPDMICKPNEVLPSNFGDNYVQLNDAQNTLFRNTSEVELKYKVKSVITHADMRALDHISDIVVDEFNAKKKTFDVIMHITNTILSLLVFKVAVAAVVYHKKYLSNIDFDNIYVTDYFRQVDDRRKRNKKPTILPLTKFEKNDVVDLERTCYRTENESKIIFFYFLQFSLEILTACFFLILDHVIITLLNIIRFNSFITYTQEGEHIINFQVKGSGLMARLLQRTLKNFNIHEQISTYLTNEYCLPNAHIMPKRFYLKLAATNVIIIVLIYKCYYFMRMRRIICSYFYHKREKQRILYLYNSLLRKRKTVREVMRRTAESNVHKRRIRRRINLLLFLRLKWPNYCSWYKFCAAARLKCLICDGLEDDPERSSADNADAPFFRGTAGNGDCHFDFFFLKILQNVY
- the LOC105225669 gene encoding protein sneaky isoform X5 is translated as MICLLSKVENIIKQILYIHICHIEMFYFIKRKFCLMFSQKCRSLYCILLSRNVENWTCKRYFCSSFVGFLVATVLWFLLLLNFQFSLEMKIMTLGIIVTLVGTGFLFTSSLKCITLLIFMGMAGKSGRSYLRALSFAYIITGPIANLAANGGEVVRVFACATTLTYNLTKTRLDIMIKPFQKTLNSMENDLIDVEKSFEKMNEILLPIRVEVGGADYDSYDNLTLRKAENMGHHVQKTYTKKFETRCKRQIVKGEKRCREAFAKAHTECENKFPRIVRTFLCWPFQVDFICHMNLLGKPDMICKPNEVLPSNFGDNYVQLNDAQNTLFRNTSEVELKYKVKSVITHADMRALDHISDIVVDEFNAKKKTFDVIMHITNTILSLLVFKVAVAAVVYHKKYLSNIDFDNIYVTDYFRQVDDRRKRNKKPTILPLTKFEKNDVVDLERTCYRTENESKIIFFYFLQFSLEILTACFFLILDHVIITLLNIIRFNSFITYTQEGEHIINFQVKGSGLMARLLQRTLKNFNIHEQISTYLTNEYCLPNAHIMPKRFYLKLAATNVIIIVLIYKCYYFMRMRRIICSYFYHKREKQRILYLYNSLLRKRKTVREVMRRTAESNVHKRRIRRRINLLLFLRLKWPNYCSWYKFCAAARLKCLICDGLEDNNFIICKNPKCQMGYCYECWRDLGVLCISCQTYIKTIEILDFNIYFELVNPM
- the LOC105225669 gene encoding protein sneaky isoform X7, translating into MKIMTLGIIVTLVGKELSKSSKVMAFYSIYDIILTAGTGFLFTSSLKCITLLIFMGMAGKSGRSYLRALSFAYIITGPIANLAANGGEVVRVFACATTLTYNLTKTRLDIMIKPFQKTLNSMENDLIDVEKSFEKMNEILLPIRVEVGGADYDSYDNLTLRKAENMGHHVQKTYTKKFETRCKRQIVKGEKRCREAFAKAHTECENKFPRIVRTFLCWPFQVDFICHMNLLGKPDMICKPNEVLPSNFGDNYVQLNDAQNTLFRNTSEVELKYKVKSVITHADMRALDHISDIVVDEFNAKKKTFDVIMHITNTILSLLVFKVAVAAVVYHKKYLSNIDFDNIYVTDYFRQVDDRRKRNKKPTILPLTKFEKNDVVDLERTCYRTENESKIIFFYFLQFSLEILTACFFLILDHVIITLLNIIRFNSFITYTQEGEHIINFQVKGSGLMARLLQRTLKNFNIHEQISTYLTNEYCLPNAHIMPKRFYLKLAATNVIIIVLIYKCYYFMRMRRIICSYFYHKREKQRILYLYNSLLRKRKTVREVMRRTAESNVHKRRIRRRINLLLFLRLKWPNYCSWYKFCAAARLKCLICDGLEDNNFIICKNPKCQMGYCYECWRDLGVLCISCQTYIKTIEILDFNIYFELVNPM
- the LOC105225669 gene encoding protein sneaky isoform X6 encodes the protein MICLLSKVENIIKQILYIHICHIEMFYFIKRKFCLMFSQKCRSLYCILLSRNVENWTCKRYFCSSFVGFLVATVLWFLLLLNFQFSLEMKIMTLGIIVTLVGKELSKSSKVMAFYSIYDIILTAGTGFLFTSSLKCITLLIFMGMAGKSGRSYLRALSFAYIITGPIANLAANGGEVVRVFACATTLTYNLTKTRLDIMIKPFQKTLNSMENDLIDVEKSFEKMNEILLPIRVEVGGADYDSYDNLTLRKAENMGHHVQKTYTKKFETRCKRQIVKGEKRCREAFAKAHTECENKFPRIVRTFLCWPFQVDFICHMNLLGKPDMICKPNEVLPSNFGDNYVQLNDAQNTLFRNTSEVELKYKVKSVITHADMRALDHISDIVVDEFNAKKKTFDVIMHITNTILSLLVFKVAVAAVVYHKKYLSNIDFDNIYVTDYFRQVDDRRKRNKKPTILPLTKFEKNDVVDLERTCYRTENESKIIFFYFLQFSLEILTACFFLILDHVIITLLNIIRFNSFITYTQEGEHIINFQVKGSGLMARLLQRTLKNFNIHEQISTYLTNEYCLPNAHIMPKRFYLKLAATNVIIIVLIYKCYYFMRMRRIICSYFYHKREKQRILYLYNSLLRKRKTVREVMRRTAESNVHKRRIRRRINLLLFLRLKWPNYCSWYKFCAAARLKCLICDGLEGDDIYKYIHMYIFIYSNYASAMMQ
- the LOC105225669 gene encoding protein sneaky isoform X10, producing MICLLSKVENIIKQILYIHICHIEMFYFIKRKFCLMFSQKCRSLYCILLSRNVENWTCKRYFCSSFVGFLVATVLWFLLLLNFQFSLEMKIMTLGIIVTLVGKELSKSSKVMAFYSIYDIILTAGTGFLFTSSLKCITLLIFMGMAGKSGRSYLRALSFAYIITGPIANLAANGGEVVRVFACATTLTYNLTKTRLDIMIKPFQKTLNSMENDLIDVEKSFEKMNEILLPIRVEVGGADYDSYDNLTLRKAENMGHHVQKTYTKKFETRCKRQIVKGEKRCREAFAKAHTECENKFPRIVRTFLCWPFQVDFICHMNLLGKPDMICKPNEVLPSNFGDNYVQLNDAQNTLFRNTSEVELKYKVKSVITHADMRALDHISDIVVDEFNAKKKTFDVIMHITNTILSLLVFKVAVAAVVYHKKYLSNIDFDNIYVTDYFRQVDDRRKRNKKPTILPLTKFEKNDVVDLERTCYRTENESKIIFFYFLQFSLEILTACFFLILDHVIITLLNIIRFNSFITYTQEGEHIINFQLKGK
- the LOC105225669 gene encoding protein sneaky isoform X11, whose product is MICLLSKVENIIKQILYIHICHIEMFYFIKRKFCLMFSQKCRSLYCILLSRNVENWTCKRYFCSSFVGFLVATVLWFLLLLNFQFSLEMKIMTLGIIVTLVGKELSKSSKVMAFYSIYDIILTAGTGFLFTSSLKCITLLIFMGMAGKSGRSYLRALSFAYIITGPIANLAANGGEVVRVFACATTLTYNLTKTRLDIMIKPFQKTLNSMENDLIDVEKSFEKMNEILLPIRVEVGGADYDSYDNLTLRKAENMGHHVQKTYTKKFETRCKRQIVKGEKRCREAFAKAHTECENKFPRIVRTFLCWPFQVDFICHMNLLGKPDMICKPNEVLPSNFGDNYVQLNDAQNTLFRNTSEVELKYKVKSVITHADMRALDHISDIVVDEFNAKKKTFDVIMHITNTILSLLVFKVAVAAVVYHKKYLSNIDFDNIYVTDYFRQVDDRRKRNKKPTILPLTKFEKNDVVDLERTCYRTENESKIIFFYFLQFSLEILTACFFLILDHVIITLLNIIRFNSFITYTQEGEHIINFQLAHD
- the LOC105225669 gene encoding protein sneaky isoform X2; the protein is MICLLSKVENIIKQILYIHICHIEMFYFIKRKFCLMFSQKCRSLYCILLSRNVENWTCKRYFCSSFVGFLVATVLWFLLLLNFQFSLEMKIMTLGIIVTLVGKELSKSSKVMAFYSIYDIILTAGTGFLFTSSLKCITLLIFMGMAGKSGRSYLRALSFAYIITGPIANLAANGGEVVRVFACATTLTYNLTKTRLDIMIKPFQKTLNSMENDLIDVEKSFEKMNEILLPIRVEVGGADYDSYDNLTLRKAENMGHHVQKTYTKKFETRCKRQIVKGEKRCREAFAKAHTECENKFPRIVRTFLCWPFQVDFICHMNLLGKPDMICKPNEVLPSNFGDNYVQLNDAQNTLFRNTSEVELKYKVKSVITHADMRALDHISDIVVDEFNAKKKTFDVIMHITNTILSLLVFKVAVAAVVYHKKYLSNIDFDNIYVTDYFRQVDDRRKRNKKPTILPLTKFEKNDVVDLERTCYRTENESKIIFFYFLQFSLEILTACFFLILDHVIITLLNIIRFNSFITYTQEGEHIINFQGIMDAERPVTPTPTIRSAITVPRTGAVPVAAPRTTTVTTAPTVARTAARQTTTAASRPPRTRCPFCCRPHRLQHCPIFKGMTPNQRQQVAQAHGHCLNCLAQTHVTQECVSDTMCQHCERPHHTLLHRHPRCAVARSPAPRSRDLARQAQPSRVARTRRRNVLAAPRAWRPHNDISMRRQSSRPQPCRTTGLSNVVATLQQLQRLLG